In one Solanum lycopersicum chromosome 11, SLM_r2.1 genomic region, the following are encoded:
- the ARPI gene encoding proteinase inhibitor type-2 TR8 precursor (The RefSeq protein has 2 substitutions compared to this genomic sequence), with protein sequence MAIYKVALLLLFGMILLASDFEHAKACTKECDTRIDFGICPLLETKRVEGLCTNCCAGKKGCKYFSKDGTYICDGESEWVSEKNNNLKKACTKECDTRIDFGICPLLETKRVEGLCTNCCAGKKGCKYFSKDGTYICDGESEWVSEKDNNLEKDCTKECDTRIDFGICPLLETKRVKGLCTNCCAGKKGCKYFSADGTYICDGESEWVSEGENDLQKSNVAIS encoded by the exons ATGGCTATTTACAAAGTTGCTCTCCTCCTTTTATTTG GAATGATTCTTCTTGCGAGCGATTTCGAACATGCCAAGGCTTGCACAAAAGAATGTGACACTCGAATTGACTTTGGGATTTGCCCACTTTTAGAAattaaaagagttgaaggacTATGCACCAACTGTTGTGCAGGTAAAAAAGGATGTAAATATTTCAGTAAAGATGGAACTTATATTTGTGACGGAGAATCTGAATGGGTAAGcgagaaaaataataatctcaaaAAGGCTTGCACAAAAGAATGTGACACTCGAATTGACTTTGGGATTTGCCCACTTTTAGAAACTAAAAGAGTTGAAGGACTATGCACCAACTGTTGTGCAGGTAAAAAGGGATGTAAATATTTCAGTAAAGATGGAACTTATATTTGTGATGGAGAATCTGAATGGGTAAGCGAGAAGGATAATAATCTCGAGAAGGATTGCACAAAAGAATGTGATACTAGAATTGACTTTGGGATTTGCCCACTTTTAGAAACTAAAAGAGTTGAAGGACTATGCACTAACTGTTGTGCAGGTAAAAAGGGATGTAAATATTTCAGCGCTGATGGAACTTATATTTGTGACGGAGAATCTGAATGGGTAAGTGAGGGAGAAAATGATTTACAGAAAAGCAATGTTGCTATTTCTTAA